One window of Maridesulfovibrio frigidus DSM 17176 genomic DNA carries:
- a CDS encoding PH domain-containing protein, translating to MGILDGLLGNATEISVEDVEEELSPIMGDNERVDRAFKVVRDMYVFTSGRLILIDKQGLTGKKVEYLSIPYKSINTFSVESSGHFDMDSELTLWMSGRDPIKKELKKGSDVVGIQKLLANKILS from the coding sequence ATGGGCATACTTGACGGGCTACTTGGAAACGCAACCGAAATTTCTGTTGAAGATGTAGAGGAAGAGCTTTCGCCGATCATGGGAGATAATGAAAGAGTTGATCGCGCATTTAAAGTTGTTCGCGACATGTACGTATTCACCAGCGGGCGCCTTATCTTAATAGATAAGCAAGGTTTGACGGGAAAAAAGGTTGAATATCTTTCAATTCCTTACAAATCGATTAACACTTTTTCAGTAGAATCATCAGGACATTTCGATATGGATTCTGAGCTGACCCTCTGGATGTCCGGTCGCGATCCAATCAAAAAAGAGCTCAAAAAAGGCAGTGATGTGGTAGGTATTCAAAAACTTTTAGCCAACAAAATCCTGTCATAA
- a CDS encoding ABC transporter substrate binding protein encodes MIRRIILIVISFFLLSVMITPVTLFASDKRVLLISSYHPAFPTFFQQIDGIKSVLDPADVKLDVEFMDSKRFYAPKNITAFHEHLKLKLENISPYDAVITSDDNALKFVLKYKEDLFPEIPIVFCGVNNRKLALSMNSNDLVTGVIEEVSMRETLNLILRLLPKTEKIYAIVDDSPSGQGDLKTFEKQKNNFPNMMLDILPLQDFSWEEFERKLAELPQSNAILLLSAYRDKNLTSKSFDEALKSIEKYSKAPIFHLWEHGLGQGIIGGEVISHFEQGAAAGEMATDIIAGRAVKDIDVVAGGDVNKIVLDYDVLRKFGVSSNLLPDNIELLHEPVSIFKDHRKSILIAILFISLLLLSSGVLLIYVFRLRKAEDKIRRSEERFAWAMEANRDGLWDWEIDTNIVYYSPGYKAMLGYGADEVPAHVDSWLDLIHSDDRELAMVVNSECIENKRENFEVEFRMQKKDGGWCWICGRGKAVARHENGRAIRIVGTHSDITERKQAEYELISLRNYLNSIINSMPSVLIGLDINGVVTQWNHRAQEVSGISCSEAEGKILSSVFPRLSSQMNRIDEAVSKHEIHVERNIYSHNGGEERYEDITIYPLSDIGVEGAVVRVDDVTQRVRLEEMIVQNEKMMSVGSLAAGMAHEINNPLGAIIQGAQNIDRRLSPKLAANFKVAERWNLDFENLQGYLQERDIFQILEGISASGLRAGGIVSNMLGFSRRSAKSSDNHNLSDLLDSALDLAANEYDLDKKFDFRQIKVNREYGVNIPAVFCEGNEIKQVFLNLIKNGAHAMAEKKYTSVGPCLTLRLHCESNMVSVEIEDNGSGMDEACRKRAFEPFFTTKQAGQGTGLGLSVSYFIITDQHGGSMKVLSSPGEWTRFVVKLPANSD; translated from the coding sequence ATGATACGAAGAATTATTTTGATAGTCATTTCCTTTTTCTTGCTTTCCGTAATGATAACACCTGTTACTTTGTTTGCTTCCGATAAACGTGTACTTCTTATCAGTTCATATCATCCTGCTTTCCCGACTTTTTTTCAGCAGATTGACGGCATTAAGTCTGTGCTTGATCCTGCAGACGTGAAGCTTGATGTTGAATTTATGGATAGCAAGCGTTTTTATGCTCCAAAGAATATTACCGCTTTCCATGAACACTTAAAATTAAAACTAGAAAATATTAGTCCCTATGATGCTGTTATTACATCTGACGATAATGCTTTAAAGTTTGTCTTAAAATATAAGGAAGATCTTTTTCCAGAAATTCCTATAGTCTTTTGCGGTGTAAATAATCGTAAATTGGCTTTGTCCATGAATTCAAACGATCTTGTTACCGGAGTTATTGAAGAGGTCTCAATGCGTGAGACTTTGAATTTGATTTTGAGGTTGCTTCCTAAAACTGAAAAAATATATGCAATTGTAGATGACTCTCCCAGTGGACAAGGCGACCTTAAAACTTTTGAAAAACAAAAAAATAATTTCCCGAATATGATGCTTGATATTCTTCCTTTGCAAGATTTCTCTTGGGAAGAGTTTGAGCGTAAATTGGCAGAACTTCCTCAGTCTAATGCGATATTATTGTTGTCGGCTTATAGAGATAAAAATTTAACTTCTAAGTCATTTGATGAAGCCCTTAAATCTATTGAAAAGTATAGTAAGGCGCCAATTTTTCATTTGTGGGAACATGGTTTGGGGCAAGGAATAATAGGTGGGGAAGTTATCTCTCATTTTGAGCAAGGTGCTGCTGCCGGTGAAATGGCCACAGACATTATTGCTGGAAGGGCAGTAAAGGATATTGATGTTGTAGCTGGGGGGGATGTAAATAAAATTGTGCTTGACTACGACGTTTTACGTAAGTTTGGCGTGTCCTCTAACCTTTTGCCTGATAACATTGAATTATTGCATGAACCCGTATCTATTTTCAAAGATCACCGTAAATCCATTCTCATAGCGATTCTCTTTATATCTCTTCTTTTATTGTCTTCAGGCGTTCTTTTGATTTATGTTTTCAGGCTTCGCAAGGCTGAAGATAAGATTCGTAGAAGTGAAGAACGGTTTGCTTGGGCAATGGAGGCTAACCGCGATGGTCTCTGGGATTGGGAAATAGATACAAATATTGTGTATTACAGTCCTGGATATAAAGCGATGCTTGGGTATGGAGCTGATGAAGTCCCTGCTCATGTGGATTCATGGCTTGATTTAATACATTCTGATGATCGCGAATTAGCAATGGTAGTAAACTCAGAATGTATTGAAAATAAAAGAGAAAATTTTGAAGTTGAATTTCGCATGCAAAAGAAAGATGGCGGGTGGTGTTGGATTTGCGGGCGCGGAAAGGCTGTTGCTCGTCATGAAAATGGACGTGCTATTAGAATTGTAGGAACTCATTCAGATATTACTGAGCGGAAACAAGCGGAATATGAACTGATTAGTTTGCGTAACTATCTGAATAGCATTATTAATTCGATGCCTTCTGTCCTTATTGGGTTAGATATAAATGGTGTGGTAACTCAGTGGAATCATAGGGCTCAAGAGGTATCAGGAATTAGCTGCTCTGAAGCGGAAGGTAAAATTTTATCATCTGTTTTCCCTCGTCTTTCCTCGCAAATGAATCGGATTGATGAAGCTGTTTCTAAGCATGAAATCCATGTTGAGAGGAATATATACAGTCATAATGGCGGAGAAGAAAGGTATGAAGATATTACTATTTATCCGCTTTCTGATATTGGAGTTGAAGGGGCTGTTGTGAGGGTCGATGATGTTACTCAGCGTGTTCGGCTTGAAGAGATGATAGTTCAAAATGAAAAAATGATGTCGGTCGGAAGTCTCGCTGCTGGAATGGCTCATGAAATAAATAATCCGCTTGGTGCCATTATTCAAGGTGCACAAAATATCGATCGCCGTCTTTCTCCAAAACTTGCTGCCAATTTTAAGGTCGCTGAGCGTTGGAACTTGGACTTTGAGAACTTGCAAGGGTATCTTCAGGAACGTGATATCTTTCAAATTCTTGAAGGGATTAGTGCTTCCGGACTTCGTGCGGGGGGGATAGTTTCTAATATGCTTGGGTTTAGTCGCAGAAGCGCTAAAAGCTCCGATAACCATAACTTGTCGGATCTTTTAGATAGTGCACTTGATTTGGCTGCTAACGAATATGATTTAGACAAGAAATTTGATTTTAGACAAATTAAAGTAAATCGTGAATATGGGGTGAATATCCCTGCCGTTTTTTGTGAAGGTAATGAAATTAAGCAAGTTTTCCTTAATTTAATAAAAAACGGCGCCCACGCAATGGCCGAGAAAAAATATACCAGCGTGGGGCCGTGTTTGACTCTCAGACTACATTGCGAATCTAACATGGTTTCTGTTGAGATTGAAGATAACGGGTCCGGAATGGACGAAGCTTGCCGAAAAAGGGCGTTCGAACCATTCTTTACAACAAAACAGGCTGGACAGGGTACAGGGCTTGGATTGTCTGTTTCCTATTTCATTATAACTGACCAGCACGGTGGCAGTATGAAAGTTTTATCTTCTCCAGGAGAATGGACCCGTTTTGTTGTTAAGCTACCTGCCAATTCTGACTGA
- a CDS encoding CotH kinase family protein: MRTIPAIIFSLLLVALVGNYTVRALSSFYRMQTALVPEATLDQNTMKYFLRAEFKKEWVKMTAETPLKDEESPLKTFHITVDQAALDSLNANLPISGRDHYVDAFMKIEDDENQYKIKMRYRGFISPHWLFKQKSLRIKMKKGQSHTMERKFNLVNPVHDYIITDQLAYGMARDLGIIAPDFYPARVFMNGEYMGVYMYLSQVDESLIRKHRIMPGSVYYGEKSRKDEHGVSTLWFNSTFWDKKASRNAEQKENREDIDFFITQTNSDSDVEFYNFFNTFLNKKDYYNFMSMDALFGTNHHDWAHNHKIYFDPYRGKFRPIAWDLRFWNRYPSKDLSNYLLQERVKLNPILEYEKDLATYALLQAYPPEYIAGKLDEYSENQKADLAADKYRDNGVSLEKYESWTSLPFTMAEYEKTIVERKNIYSLRYNFLRALFTDTRVSCLVEDHDQFKKLTFYVNGNTPTILTSHDNGLVLDYDRNGELDSNDLETDSVILYPGRKFKEGNIYGKNNSLFGYRRLINSPMEYTVFIADSPESFDLEQLSFTNALTGQDVHVKLVTEAEEVDSDSVHPWTLPLPVPETEVLFSGDVVVDENIEFGKNTTVIIEPGTTFMLAENASLFFYGKVLASGMATQPIRFIAKEEGKPWGIIAVQGEGASGSLFKYCEISGGSIAAKNLIHYTAPFNLHDMSKFEVSNCIIGENFVGDDAMHIAYATGVVKDCEFRNARSDGLDIDIADVTLTGNVFFNTGNDGLDVMTSNITASDNVFINIGDKGISVGEWTEATITDSLIINSVIGMAVKDKSRVKADNLIFVDAKEYSIAAFRKNLKYDEGGTMEAGTIYLVGNTYRATDSSSHVAVEAEIENKLPSLDSFRQTVGRKDDKYVMILDEVEARYAQ, encoded by the coding sequence ATGCGGACCATTCCGGCTATAATTTTCTCCCTGTTGTTAGTTGCACTGGTTGGGAATTACACAGTTCGCGCTTTGTCCTCTTTTTATCGCATGCAAACAGCTCTTGTGCCTGAAGCTACACTAGATCAAAATACAATGAAGTATTTTTTGCGAGCCGAGTTTAAGAAAGAATGGGTAAAGATGACAGCAGAAACTCCGCTGAAGGATGAGGAGTCTCCGTTGAAAACTTTTCACATTACAGTTGATCAGGCAGCTCTGGATTCTCTGAATGCGAACCTCCCCATAAGTGGCCGAGATCACTACGTGGACGCATTCATGAAAATCGAGGATGATGAGAATCAGTATAAGATTAAGATGCGATACAGAGGTTTTATCTCTCCGCACTGGCTGTTCAAGCAGAAGTCGCTTCGCATCAAAATGAAGAAGGGCCAAAGCCATACCATGGAGAGGAAGTTCAACCTGGTTAACCCTGTTCATGACTATATTATTACTGATCAATTAGCATACGGCATGGCTCGTGACCTTGGAATAATAGCCCCTGATTTTTATCCTGCACGAGTATTTATGAATGGCGAGTACATGGGAGTATACATGTATTTGAGCCAGGTGGATGAAAGTTTGATTCGAAAACATCGAATCATGCCAGGCAGTGTCTATTATGGTGAAAAATCACGTAAAGACGAACATGGTGTTTCAACTTTGTGGTTTAATTCTACGTTTTGGGACAAAAAGGCCTCAAGGAATGCCGAGCAAAAAGAGAACCGCGAAGACATAGACTTTTTTATCACTCAGACCAATAGCGACAGTGACGTTGAATTCTATAATTTTTTCAATACCTTTTTGAATAAGAAAGATTACTACAACTTCATGTCAATGGATGCCTTGTTTGGCACCAACCATCACGATTGGGCGCATAACCACAAAATTTATTTTGATCCATATCGTGGGAAATTTCGTCCTATAGCATGGGATTTACGATTCTGGAATAGATATCCTTCTAAAGATCTTTCCAACTATCTCTTGCAAGAGCGAGTTAAGTTAAATCCAATTCTAGAATATGAAAAAGATTTGGCTACGTATGCCTTGCTTCAAGCATACCCCCCCGAATACATTGCAGGAAAGTTGGATGAATACAGCGAAAACCAGAAAGCTGACTTAGCTGCTGACAAGTATAGAGATAATGGCGTGAGTTTGGAAAAGTATGAGTCGTGGACAAGTTTGCCCTTTACCATGGCTGAGTATGAAAAAACGATTGTCGAGCGTAAAAACATATACAGTCTTCGCTATAATTTTTTGCGAGCTCTCTTTACTGATACACGGGTATCCTGTCTCGTAGAAGACCATGATCAGTTTAAAAAATTAACATTTTATGTGAATGGCAACACTCCTACAATTCTGACTAGTCACGATAACGGTTTGGTCTTGGACTACGATCGCAATGGTGAACTAGATAGCAACGATCTGGAAACTGATTCAGTTATTCTATATCCGGGACGTAAGTTTAAAGAAGGCAATATTTATGGTAAAAATAACTCGCTGTTTGGATATCGCCGACTTATTAATTCCCCTATGGAGTACACAGTGTTTATCGCTGATTCTCCAGAATCTTTTGACCTTGAGCAGTTGAGTTTTACAAATGCTCTTACTGGCCAAGATGTTCATGTTAAGTTGGTGACCGAAGCTGAGGAAGTTGATTCAGACTCTGTTCACCCTTGGACACTTCCTTTGCCCGTACCAGAAACCGAAGTGCTCTTTTCAGGCGATGTTGTTGTGGATGAAAATATTGAATTTGGCAAAAATACAACTGTTATCATAGAGCCTGGCACAACTTTCATGTTGGCTGAAAATGCATCCCTCTTTTTCTATGGGAAAGTTTTAGCCAGCGGGATGGCAACGCAGCCTATTCGTTTCATAGCCAAGGAAGAAGGCAAACCATGGGGTATTATCGCAGTCCAAGGCGAAGGCGCATCAGGGAGCCTCTTTAAGTATTGTGAAATATCCGGTGGTTCAATTGCTGCTAAGAATTTGATTCACTACACAGCTCCTTTTAATCTCCACGACATGTCCAAGTTTGAAGTGTCAAATTGTATAATTGGCGAAAACTTCGTGGGTGATGATGCTATGCATATTGCCTATGCCACTGGTGTAGTGAAAGATTGTGAGTTCCGTAATGCACGAAGTGATGGCTTGGACATCGATATTGCCGATGTCACACTGACTGGGAATGTTTTCTTTAACACTGGGAATGATGGCCTTGATGTCATGACATCCAACATAACAGCTTCGGATAACGTATTCATAAACATCGGTGACAAAGGTATTTCCGTTGGAGAATGGACAGAAGCGACTATCACAGATTCTTTGATAATTAATTCAGTGATTGGCATGGCTGTTAAGGACAAATCTAGGGTCAAAGCTGACAACCTGATCTTTGTTGATGCCAAGGAATATTCCATTGCCGCTTTTAGAAAGAATCTGAAATATGATGAGGGTGGGACCATGGAAGCAGGGACCATATATTTGGTCGGCAACACGTATCGTGCTACCGATTCCTCTTCCCATGTTGCTGTTGAAGCTGAAATTGAAAATAAGCTTCCATCATTGGATAGCTTCCGCCAAACCGTAGGCAGGAAGGATGACAAATACGTCATGATTCTGGATGAAGTGGAGGCTCGTTATGCTCAGTAA
- a CDS encoding desulfoferrodoxin family protein: MTSRRNFMAMSAAAVAGTLLAGGTASAGDELEFPYNVAFTQKHPGHWANKAGSHVPEVEVKNNKLIVSTPHPMSEKHYIVRHTLVDKKGNFIDGHTFAPTDKKAVSTFKLPANSAGKKFYVTSFCNKHDLWVQKVKL; encoded by the coding sequence ATGACTTCAAGAAGAAATTTTATGGCGATGTCAGCTGCGGCAGTTGCAGGAACCCTTCTAGCGGGCGGAACAGCTTCTGCGGGAGACGAGCTGGAATTCCCTTATAATGTTGCTTTCACTCAAAAACACCCTGGGCATTGGGCAAACAAAGCTGGTAGCCACGTTCCTGAAGTTGAAGTAAAAAATAACAAACTCATCGTGAGTACTCCTCACCCTATGTCAGAAAAACATTACATTGTTCGCCACACTCTTGTTGATAAAAAAGGTAACTTTATAGACGGCCACACCTTTGCGCCAACAGATAAAAAAGCTGTCTCGACATTCAAACTGCCAGCTAATAGCGCAGGAAAAAAATTCTACGTAACAAGCTTCTGTAACAAACATGATCTGTGGGTTCAGAAAGTAAAGTTGTAA
- a CDS encoding alpha-keto acid decarboxylase family protein — MPKTVIIHLLDRLKEIGITDIFGVPGDYAFPVNDAICNDSELKWIGCCNELNGSFAADGYARIKGCSALCTTYGVGELSALNGIAGAYAEHLPIFHIVGMPKNSILQGHNIMHHTLGNGEFDLFYKMTQPVVCASSILTPDNAASEIERLIDAALTKKMPVYIGIPADFALMELGCTTPQPQAKPKSNPETLATVSQLISDKINNAVSPVAMVGTLISRYNLQSETQHIIEKAGLPFTSMFMGKGTLSEQHPNFIGIYNGHILAEDVCEIVENSDLVVSFGTIRSDINTGAFTVKIDPVGEISIHPDHVHIGHAIYENVLISDVIKALAPLITQKELNAAHEVISLGDPKGAPEDEITPESLYPRIEKFFRSGDIIIAETGTASMGLVTAKLPEGTTFYNQTLWGSIGWATPAAFGAAMADPDRRVILITGEGAHQLTVQEISQFGRFGLKPVIICLNNDGYLIERMLCEDPYIYYNDLAQWNYSKLPQAFGMTDWFSAKVLNNQELDDALKKAATADCGVYIEIVTDKMAASEMAVALNQIVFKGGGWKE; from the coding sequence GTGCCTAAAACTGTCATCATACATTTATTAGACCGTCTGAAAGAGATTGGGATTACGGATATTTTCGGAGTTCCCGGCGACTATGCTTTTCCAGTCAATGACGCCATCTGCAATGATTCTGAGTTAAAATGGATTGGTTGTTGTAACGAACTGAATGGTTCTTTTGCGGCAGATGGATATGCCAGAATCAAAGGATGCTCTGCACTCTGCACAACGTACGGAGTGGGAGAACTCAGCGCGCTAAACGGTATTGCCGGTGCTTATGCTGAACACCTTCCCATATTTCATATCGTAGGCATGCCCAAGAACTCCATTTTGCAAGGGCATAATATCATGCACCACACCCTAGGTAATGGTGAGTTCGACCTATTTTACAAAATGACACAACCCGTTGTTTGTGCAAGCTCAATTCTTACTCCGGACAATGCCGCCTCAGAAATTGAGAGGCTGATTGATGCGGCATTAACAAAGAAAATGCCTGTTTACATAGGTATTCCTGCCGACTTTGCACTAATGGAACTAGGCTGTACCACTCCTCAGCCACAGGCAAAACCTAAAAGCAATCCAGAAACTCTAGCTACCGTATCACAATTAATTTCAGATAAGATTAACAATGCAGTTTCCCCCGTTGCCATGGTGGGCACACTTATAAGCAGATATAATCTGCAAAGCGAAACACAGCATATAATTGAAAAAGCAGGTCTGCCTTTCACTTCTATGTTCATGGGCAAAGGCACCCTTTCAGAACAACATCCAAATTTCATAGGCATATACAATGGGCATATTTTAGCAGAAGATGTGTGTGAAATTGTAGAAAACAGTGATCTGGTTGTAAGCTTTGGGACCATCCGCTCAGACATAAATACCGGAGCTTTCACTGTTAAAATTGATCCTGTAGGCGAAATAAGCATTCACCCGGATCATGTTCACATCGGGCACGCTATTTATGAAAATGTGCTTATCAGCGATGTAATTAAAGCTTTGGCGCCCCTGATAACTCAAAAAGAGTTGAATGCAGCGCATGAAGTTATTTCACTTGGAGATCCTAAAGGTGCTCCCGAAGATGAAATCACCCCAGAATCGCTTTACCCGCGCATAGAAAAGTTTTTTAGATCTGGTGATATTATTATTGCTGAAACAGGCACGGCTTCAATGGGCCTTGTCACCGCCAAACTTCCTGAAGGAACCACATTTTACAACCAGACTCTATGGGGATCCATTGGCTGGGCAACTCCAGCGGCATTCGGCGCGGCCATGGCTGATCCAGACCGCAGAGTAATACTTATCACGGGCGAAGGAGCACATCAGCTCACAGTGCAGGAAATCAGTCAATTCGGCAGGTTCGGCCTAAAGCCTGTAATTATATGCTTAAACAATGACGGATACCTGATAGAGCGCATGCTATGCGAAGATCCATACATCTATTACAATGATCTGGCACAATGGAATTACAGCAAGCTTCCGCAGGCATTTGGAATGACAGATTGGTTTAGCGCAAAAGTCCTCAATAATCAGGAACTAGATGATGCCCTGAAAAAAGCTGCAACGGCAGACTGCGGAGTCTATATAGAAATCGTCACAGACAAGATGGCAGCCTCCGAAATGGCCGTTGCATTAAATCAGATTGTATTCAAAGGCGGAGGCTGGAAAGAATAA
- a CDS encoding polyphosphate polymerase domain-containing protein, which yields MSNLEVSRNELKYFISNTEYNVLVGKLEHVLTPDSHSEPRKGYFIRSLYFDSHDDECLYAKQAGFMFRQKFRMRIYDTSSELVKFEIKNKHNNQIFKETATISRESANRVIDGEYGELLKYDNPVLSRIYKRFSEKAYKPKVIIDYTRDAFVYDFFNTRITIDKDLKSNTTDFDLFSDNLHAIPVILEGKQLLEIKYEHVLPEYLWRVLQLDSFERYAISKYVLGRRFFKLSKWEDS from the coding sequence ATGAGTAATCTTGAAGTCTCACGCAATGAGCTGAAGTATTTTATATCCAACACGGAATATAATGTGCTGGTCGGAAAGCTGGAGCATGTGTTGACTCCAGACTCGCACAGCGAGCCCCGCAAAGGTTATTTTATTCGTAGTCTGTACTTTGACTCTCATGATGATGAATGTTTGTACGCCAAACAGGCAGGATTTATGTTCCGTCAAAAGTTTAGGATGCGAATATACGACACCTCTTCTGAGCTTGTGAAGTTTGAAATCAAGAACAAGCATAACAATCAGATATTCAAAGAAACGGCAACTATTTCTCGCGAAAGCGCTAATCGTGTCATTGATGGCGAATATGGAGAATTGTTGAAGTATGACAATCCTGTTTTAAGCCGGATTTACAAGCGCTTTTCAGAAAAGGCGTATAAGCCAAAAGTTATAATTGATTATACCCGCGATGCCTTTGTTTACGACTTTTTCAATACACGCATTACCATTGATAAAGATCTCAAATCAAATACCACTGATTTTGATCTGTTCTCGGATAACTTGCATGCGATTCCAGTAATTCTGGAAGGCAAACAGTTGTTGGAAATTAAATATGAACACGTCCTGCCAGAGTATTTGTGGCGAGTTCTACAACTAGATTCGTTCGAACGGTATGCAATTAGCAAATACGTTCTAGGAAGAAGATTTTTCAAATTGAGCAAATGGGAGGATAGTTAA
- a CDS encoding UbiD family decarboxylase → MGFKNTQECLQSLDNRGELLRIDQTVDANVEIGAIQRRVFQSGGPALLFTNVKGCQFPMAANIYGTKDRMNFIFRDTIEMVEKLMKLKLSPMEALKKPWNYLGAPKTAWHTMPKKVSTGPIMQNETTLSKLPQLVSWPMDGGGYVTLPQVYSESPETPGYGGSNIGMYRVQLSGNDFIPDKEVGLHYQIHRGIGHHHAQAIKAGSPLKVNIFVGGAPAMTMAAVMPLPEGLAEIFFAGAIGGHRIPMVTRPNGLPIPAEADFCISGTLENGTGKPEGPFGDHLGYYSLAHDFPVLKVDKVYHRNDAIWPFTTVGRPPQEDTMFGEFIHELTADLVPSVFAGVHEVHAVDAAGVHPLLLAVGSERYVPYAEERQPQELLTNAMSLLGNTQTSLSKYVFIAAKEDMQSGESCHDIPAFFRHMLERADLTRDLHFITRTTIDTLDYSGISLNQGSKLVFAAAGSKKRTLSTEIPTNINLPDGFRDAQVFSPGILIIKGTKHQMKRDQQDSQMDRLGEALKTAKGIEGFPMIVVADDANFTAQNWDNFLWVTFTRSDPATDMYGVGAFTHAKHWGAETALIIDARLKTYHAPALEVDPEIEKRVDALGAIGGPLHGII, encoded by the coding sequence ATGGGATTTAAAAACACACAAGAATGCTTACAATCTCTAGACAATCGCGGAGAGCTACTGCGTATAGACCAGACTGTTGATGCAAACGTAGAGATAGGTGCTATCCAGCGCAGAGTCTTCCAATCTGGCGGCCCGGCGCTACTTTTCACTAATGTGAAGGGATGTCAGTTTCCCATGGCCGCAAACATATACGGCACCAAAGATAGAATGAATTTCATATTCCGTGACACCATAGAGATGGTCGAAAAGCTGATGAAATTAAAACTCAGCCCCATGGAAGCCCTCAAAAAACCATGGAATTACCTTGGTGCGCCCAAGACTGCGTGGCATACCATGCCTAAAAAAGTGTCCACCGGCCCAATCATGCAGAATGAAACAACGCTGTCCAAACTTCCGCAGCTTGTCTCGTGGCCCATGGATGGAGGCGGATATGTGACTCTGCCACAAGTTTATTCTGAGTCCCCTGAAACTCCTGGATATGGCGGCTCCAACATCGGTATGTACCGAGTTCAATTATCAGGTAACGACTTTATTCCAGACAAAGAAGTAGGCCTACATTACCAGATTCATAGAGGAATAGGCCACCATCACGCACAGGCCATCAAGGCTGGCTCTCCCCTAAAAGTGAACATATTCGTCGGTGGAGCACCTGCCATGACAATGGCAGCGGTTATGCCTCTTCCAGAAGGATTAGCTGAAATTTTCTTTGCCGGAGCTATCGGAGGACATCGCATCCCCATGGTCACCCGTCCAAATGGATTACCCATTCCTGCCGAAGCAGATTTCTGCATCAGTGGAACCTTAGAGAACGGTACAGGCAAGCCCGAAGGTCCTTTCGGAGACCATCTCGGTTACTACAGCCTTGCGCACGATTTCCCCGTCCTTAAAGTTGATAAAGTCTACCATAGAAATGATGCCATCTGGCCCTTCACCACCGTAGGTCGCCCACCGCAGGAAGACACAATGTTCGGCGAATTTATTCACGAACTTACGGCTGATCTCGTCCCTTCCGTCTTTGCCGGAGTGCACGAAGTTCACGCCGTGGACGCGGCTGGAGTTCACCCGCTATTACTAGCTGTAGGCAGTGAGCGGTACGTACCATACGCAGAAGAAAGACAGCCGCAAGAGCTGCTTACCAATGCAATGAGCCTACTTGGCAACACTCAGACATCACTGTCAAAATACGTATTTATTGCGGCTAAAGAAGATATGCAGTCGGGCGAATCATGCCATGATATACCAGCCTTCTTCCGCCACATGTTAGAGCGCGCGGATTTAACTCGCGACCTTCATTTCATAACAAGAACAACCATCGACACACTGGATTATTCAGGTATCAGCCTGAATCAGGGGTCCAAGCTTGTATTTGCCGCCGCCGGTTCAAAAAAACGAACTTTATCCACAGAAATACCTACAAATATTAATCTGCCAGACGGCTTCCGCGACGCACAGGTATTTTCACCGGGCATCCTTATCATAAAGGGAACCAAGCATCAGATGAAACGTGACCAGCAGGATTCGCAAATGGACAGGCTGGGCGAAGCGCTTAAAACAGCCAAAGGAATCGAAGGATTCCCAATGATCGTGGTTGCAGATGATGCAAACTTCACGGCCCAGAATTGGGATAATTTCTTGTGGGTAACATTCACTCGTTCCGATCCGGCAACTGATATGTACGGAGTGGGAGCATTCACTCACGCCAAGCATTGGGGCGCAGAAACAGCCCTCATCATCGATGCAAGACTAAAAACATATCACGCTCCAGCACTCGAAGTAGATCCAGAAATTGAAAAAAGAGTTGACGCATTAGGGGCCATTGGCGGGCCATTGCACGGAATTATTTAA
- a CDS encoding YaiI/YqxD family protein: protein MHIWIDADACPNVIKEVLYKAAIRCKVELTLVANSTLPTPPSPLINSIRVGAGFNVADDEIARLAEAGDLVITADIPLADKIVEKGATGLNPRGELYTEENIKGILSMRNLMEELRTGGMASGGPAPLGPKDKQKFTNQLDKFLTQNLNR, encoded by the coding sequence ATGCATATATGGATCGATGCCGACGCTTGCCCAAACGTTATTAAAGAAGTGCTCTATAAAGCGGCAATTCGCTGTAAAGTAGAACTTACACTTGTTGCGAACTCAACTCTTCCCACTCCGCCTTCGCCACTCATAAATTCAATTAGAGTCGGGGCGGGGTTTAACGTCGCGGACGATGAGATTGCGCGTTTGGCTGAAGCGGGAGATCTCGTAATTACCGCAGATATTCCGCTGGCAGATAAAATAGTTGAGAAGGGAGCGACAGGTTTGAATCCGCGCGGAGAGCTGTACACAGAAGAAAATATCAAAGGTATTTTGAGCATGCGCAACCTGATGGAAGAACTGCGCACTGGTGGCATGGCTTCAGGCGGCCCCGCCCCGCTCGGCCCTAAAGACAAGCAGAAGTTCACCAACCAGCTTGATAAATTTCTTACTCAAAACCTTAATCGCTAA